Below is a genomic region from Mycolicibacter hiberniae.
GCACCGTGACGCTCTATGAGGTGGGCACCGTCAAAGACGTCGACATCAGCGCCACCGCGCACCGCCGCTACGTCAGCGTCGACGGCGGTATGAGCGACAACATCCGCCCGGCGCTTTATGACGCGCATTACGACGTGCGGCTGGTGTCGCGGACTCTCGACGGTGCCGACGCTGAACCCGAGGTGGCGCGCATCGTCGGCAAGCACTGTGAAAGCGGCGATATCATCGTCCGCGACACCTGGGTGCCCCGCGGCCTGGTTCCCGGCGACCTGGTCGCCGTGGCCGCAACGGGCGCCTACTGTTACTCGATGTCGAGCCGGTACAACCTGCTCACCCGGCCGGCAGTAGTGGCGGTACGCGACGGAAAAGCTCGCCTTATGCTGCGCCGGGAGACTGTCGAAGACCTGATCAGCCTGGAGGTGGGGTAGAAGTGTCCGGTTCGCAGGTATCCGGGGCCCCCATCGGGGTGGCCGTACTCGGTCTGGGCAACGTCGGCAGCGAGGTGGTCCGCATCCTCGAAGCCAGCGCCGACGACCTGGCGGCCCGCATCGGGGCGCCGTTGGTGCTGCGCGGCGTCGGGGTGCGCCGTGTTTCGGCTGACCGCGGTGTCCCGGTGGAGTTGCTCACCGACGACATCGACAGCCTGGTCTCGCGCAGCGACGTCGACATCGTCGTGGAGCTGATGGGCCCGGTCGAGCCCGCCCGCAAGGCGATCCTGTCGGCGATCGCGCACGGCAAGTCCGTCGTCACCGCCAACAAGGCCCTGCTGTCGCGCTCCACCGGCGAGCTGGCCGAGGCCGCCGAGAACGCGCTGGTGGATCTGTACTTCGAAGCCAGCGTCGCCGGCGCGATCCCGGTCATCCGCCCACTGACCCAGTCACTGGCCGGGGACACCGTGCTGCGGGTGGCCGGCATCGTCAACGGCACCACCAACTACATCCTGTCCGAGATGGACTCCACCGGCGCCGACTACACCAGCGCGCTGGCCGACGCGAGCGCGCTCGGCTACGCCGAGGCCGACCCGACAGCCGACGTCGAGGGCTACGACGCCGCTGCCAAGGCCGCGATCCTGGCGTCGATCGCCTTCCACACCCGCGTCACCGCCGACGACGTCTACCGCGAGGGCATCACCAGCATCAGCCCGGCGGACTTCACCACCGCGCGGGCCCTGGGCTGCACGATCAAGCTGCTGGCGATCTGCGAGCGCATCACCACACCCGATGGCCAGCAGCGGGTTTCGGCCCGCGTTTACCCGGCGCTGGTTCCCCTGACCCACCCGCTGGCCAGCGTCAACGGCGCCTTCAACGCGGTGGTGGTCGAGGCTGAGGCGGCCGGGCGGCTGATGTTCTACGGCCAGGGCGCCGGGGGTGCTCCGACGGCGTCGGCGGTCACCGGAGACCTGGTGATGGCGGCGCGTAACCGGGTGCAGGGCGGTCGCGGCCCCCGCGAGTCCAAGTACGCCCAGCTGGCCATTGCGCCGATCGGCGACGTCGCCACCCGCTACTACGTGAGCATGGACGTGGCCGACAAGCCGGGCGTGCTGTCCACGGTGGCCGCCGAGTTCGCCGCGCACGGGGTGAGCATCGCCGAGGTGCGCCAGGAAGGCGTCGCCGACGGCGAAGGCCAGCTGGTGGGTGCTCGTATCGTGGTGGTCACCCACCGAGCCGCCGAGTCGGCTTTGTCGAAAACTGTTGCGGCGCTTGCGGGCCTGGACGCAGTCCAGCGGATCGCCAGTGTGCTGAGACTGGAAGGAACAGACCAGTGAGCTCCACCCGGACCCCGATTCATCGACCCTGGCCCGGCTTGATCGGCGCCTACCGCGATCGGCTCCCCATCGGCGACGACTGGACGCCGATCACCCTGCACGAGGGCGGCACCCCGCTGATCCACGCCAAGCGGATCTCCGAGCAGACCGGCTGCACGGTGCACCTCAAGGTCGAAGGCCTCAACCCGACCGGTTCGTTCAAGGACCGGGGGATGACGATGGCGGTCACCGACGCGGTGGCCCGCGGCCAGCAGGCGGTGCTGTGCGCCTCGACCGGAAACACCTCGGCCTCGGCGGCGGCCTACGCGGCGCGCGCCGGCATCACCTGCGCCGTGCTGATCCCGCAGGGCAAGATCGCCATGGGCAAGCTGGCGCAGGCAGTCATGCACGGCGCCAAGATCATTCAGATCGACGGCAACTTCGACGACTGCCTGGAACTGGCCCGCAAGATGGCCACCGACTTTCCCACCATCTCGCTGGTGAACTCGGTGAACCCGGTGCGCATCGAGGGCCAGAAGACCGCGGCTTTCGAGATCGTCGATGCATTGGGCACCGCACCCGACATCCATTCGCTGCCCGTCGGCAACGCCGGCAACATCACCGCGTACTGGAAGGGCTACCGCGAATACCACGCCGACGGCCTGACCGAGAAGCTGCCGAAGATGCTGGGCACCCAGGCCGCCGGGGCGGCGCCGCTGGTGCTGGGTGAGCCG
It encodes:
- a CDS encoding homoserine dehydrogenase is translated as MSGSQVSGAPIGVAVLGLGNVGSEVVRILEASADDLAARIGAPLVLRGVGVRRVSADRGVPVELLTDDIDSLVSRSDVDIVVELMGPVEPARKAILSAIAHGKSVVTANKALLSRSTGELAEAAENALVDLYFEASVAGAIPVIRPLTQSLAGDTVLRVAGIVNGTTNYILSEMDSTGADYTSALADASALGYAEADPTADVEGYDAAAKAAILASIAFHTRVTADDVYREGITSISPADFTTARALGCTIKLLAICERITTPDGQQRVSARVYPALVPLTHPLASVNGAFNAVVVEAEAAGRLMFYGQGAGGAPTASAVTGDLVMAARNRVQGGRGPRESKYAQLAIAPIGDVATRYYVSMDVADKPGVLSTVAAEFAAHGVSIAEVRQEGVADGEGQLVGARIVVVTHRAAESALSKTVAALAGLDAVQRIASVLRLEGTDQ
- the thrC gene encoding threonine synthase, whose product is MSSTRTPIHRPWPGLIGAYRDRLPIGDDWTPITLHEGGTPLIHAKRISEQTGCTVHLKVEGLNPTGSFKDRGMTMAVTDAVARGQQAVLCASTGNTSASAAAYAARAGITCAVLIPQGKIAMGKLAQAVMHGAKIIQIDGNFDDCLELARKMATDFPTISLVNSVNPVRIEGQKTAAFEIVDALGTAPDIHSLPVGNAGNITAYWKGYREYHADGLTEKLPKMLGTQAAGAAPLVLGEPVANPETIATAIRIGSPASWTQAVEAQQDSGGRFLAATDEEILAAYHLVAQTEGVFVEPASAASIAGLLKSVEDGWVAPGSTVVCTVTGNGLKDPDTALKGMPEVTAVPVDAAAVVAELGLA